Proteins from a single region of Haloterrigena alkaliphila:
- a CDS encoding universal stress protein: protein MYRVLVPVDTNEDRALEQAKYVTSLPDAAESVEAYVLFIFDEESADLPEEFEQFKSASRIGSVRRANERLEAAGVETTILEGSGSVEDGDILEAAADHDVDAIVLGGRKRSPVGKAVFGSVTQSVILNTDRPVVVTGGGSED, encoded by the coding sequence ATGTATCGCGTTTTAGTCCCCGTCGACACCAACGAGGACCGAGCGCTCGAACAGGCGAAGTACGTCACGTCGCTACCCGACGCGGCCGAATCGGTCGAAGCGTACGTACTGTTCATCTTCGACGAGGAGAGCGCGGACCTGCCCGAAGAGTTCGAGCAGTTCAAATCCGCGTCGCGGATCGGCTCCGTCCGCAGAGCGAACGAACGCCTCGAGGCGGCGGGCGTCGAGACGACGATTCTCGAGGGCAGCGGCTCCGTCGAGGACGGCGACATTCTCGAGGCCGCGGCGGACCACGACGTCGACGCCATCGTCCTCGGCGGCCGGAAGCGCTCGCCGGTCGGCAAGGCGGTGTTCGGCAGCGTCACGCAGTCGGTGATCCTCAACACCGACCGGCCGGTCGTCGTCACGGGCGGCGGCAGCGAAGACTGA
- a CDS encoding APC family permease, which translates to MSDDTEGDSTTLSSSVGVVGVLALLVGNAIAVPIFVLPGPLAATAGPSLVLAAVLAAIPAGFVVLYNALLGSAMPVAGGLYVYISRLTAPFWGFLVPWTIPLVAWASLLITATGFAEYVRIFVDAPSPLFVYGLLAFVLVVNLIGLRTVARVQLVFVAGLVASLLVFVVPGLGAVEPANYAPFLPDYGGFALAVVALFYPFLGFGLLVELGEEIDDPGRTIPLVLGVGIGIVALFYVALIAVLVGVVPYAELGSEADLAIAAGAFLPWWGEYVVAAGALFAVVTTVNTTLLVFSRTLMRASRDGIFPGQFARIHPRFETPHYAVLALGLPPFALVPLADEIVGLAAFIGLASLTAYFFCAVGLWNLPREFPDHYANAPFRLRRYRGLLLAVVGGAVVTGAFWIVTLLQRPTVGVVLIGWFVVAYGYYRYRLASVDRIAVYRTMTSLDAHERVGDADERPDD; encoded by the coding sequence ATGAGCGACGACACTGAGGGCGATTCGACGACGCTCTCCTCGAGCGTCGGGGTGGTGGGGGTACTCGCGTTGCTGGTCGGGAACGCGATCGCCGTCCCGATCTTCGTCCTGCCCGGGCCGCTGGCCGCGACAGCGGGACCCTCACTCGTGCTGGCGGCCGTGCTAGCGGCGATTCCCGCGGGCTTCGTCGTCCTGTACAACGCGCTGCTCGGCTCCGCGATGCCCGTCGCCGGCGGCCTGTACGTCTACATCTCGCGGCTGACGGCGCCCTTCTGGGGGTTTCTCGTCCCGTGGACGATCCCGCTGGTCGCGTGGGCGTCGCTGCTCATCACGGCGACCGGCTTCGCCGAGTACGTGCGGATCTTCGTCGACGCCCCGTCGCCGTTGTTCGTCTACGGCCTGCTCGCGTTCGTCCTCGTCGTCAACCTGATCGGACTCAGGACGGTCGCGCGGGTCCAGCTCGTCTTCGTCGCCGGCCTCGTCGCCTCGCTGCTCGTCTTCGTCGTTCCGGGCCTCGGCGCGGTCGAGCCCGCGAACTATGCCCCGTTCCTCCCGGACTACGGCGGGTTCGCGCTCGCGGTGGTCGCGCTGTTCTACCCGTTTCTCGGCTTCGGCCTGCTGGTCGAACTCGGCGAGGAGATCGACGATCCCGGGCGAACCATTCCGCTCGTGCTAGGCGTCGGCATCGGCATCGTCGCGCTGTTCTACGTGGCGCTGATCGCCGTCCTCGTCGGCGTCGTCCCCTACGCGGAACTCGGCAGCGAGGCCGACCTCGCGATCGCCGCCGGGGCGTTTCTCCCGTGGTGGGGCGAGTACGTCGTCGCCGCCGGCGCCCTCTTCGCCGTCGTGACGACGGTGAACACGACGTTGCTCGTCTTCTCGCGGACGCTCATGCGCGCGAGTCGCGACGGGATCTTCCCGGGACAGTTCGCCCGGATCCACCCGCGCTTCGAGACGCCCCACTACGCCGTGCTGGCTCTCGGGCTCCCGCCGTTCGCGCTCGTTCCCCTCGCGGACGAAATCGTCGGGCTCGCCGCGTTCATCGGCCTCGCCAGTCTCACCGCGTACTTCTTCTGTGCGGTCGGTCTCTGGAACCTCCCGCGGGAGTTCCCCGACCACTACGCGAACGCCCCGTTCCGGCTCCGGCGGTATCGCGGGCTCCTCCTCGCGGTCGTCGGCGGCGCCGTCGTGACCGGCGCGTTCTGGATCGTCACGTTGCTCCAGCGTCCCACGGTCGGCGTCGTGCTCATCGGCTGGTTCGTCGTCGCGTACGGCTACTACCGCTATCGGCTCGCGAGCGTCGACCGGATCGCGGTCTATCGAACGATGACGAGCCTCGACGCCCACGAGCGCGTCGGGGACGCGGACGAGCGTCCGGACGACTGA
- a CDS encoding acyl-CoA synthetase — protein sequence MTWTVMPSFDTHAQAREEFRWNLPEEFNPAVDFLRKHDDTSRTALRYEVPDGGLETYSFDDLDDASDRIAAALADLGVETGDRVGVVVPQKPQNPISHLANWKLGAVSVPLTVLFGRDALQYRLADSEAAAVVVDPSVRETIEEIREECPDLEHVIELGGAESVAGDAHAFDDLLAEYDPGIDVYDATSETPTAIMYTSGSTGPPKGVRHSHALWLGRAAAAYNYFDQGLEPGETTLWTPADWAWGAALGGTLFAAWHHGCTIVGWPRDGFDPEEAYDLMERHGVTKAFMPPTALRMLMSVDDPEERFDLDLETFASAGEPLTSEVVDWVDETFADIAINEFYGQTELNLVVGNSSSWFDTRPGSMGKPFPGYEVTVLDPETREELEAGEVGELAVKPDDRRVFFDEYWKLPEKTENKRTEDGWFLTGDLVERDDDGYCWFVSRTDDVILTSGYRVGPMEVEEAILHHPQTEQAGVVGVPDETRGEAIKAYVQPATDDYDPDALREEIRDLVRERLAEYEYPKHVAFVDELPTTTTGKIQRRSLRDGE from the coding sequence ATGACCTGGACGGTGATGCCGTCGTTCGACACCCACGCGCAGGCCCGCGAGGAATTTCGATGGAACCTCCCCGAGGAGTTTAACCCGGCCGTCGACTTCCTCCGGAAACACGACGACACGAGTCGAACCGCGCTTCGCTACGAGGTTCCCGACGGCGGCCTCGAGACTTACTCGTTCGACGACCTCGACGACGCTTCCGACCGGATCGCCGCCGCGCTGGCCGATCTGGGCGTCGAGACGGGCGACCGAGTCGGCGTCGTCGTCCCCCAGAAGCCCCAGAACCCGATCTCGCACCTCGCGAATTGGAAGCTAGGGGCCGTCTCCGTACCCCTCACCGTGCTCTTCGGGCGCGACGCCCTGCAGTACCGGCTCGCGGACAGCGAGGCGGCGGCGGTCGTCGTCGACCCGAGCGTCCGCGAGACGATCGAGGAGATCCGCGAGGAGTGTCCCGACCTCGAGCACGTGATCGAACTCGGCGGCGCCGAATCGGTGGCTGGCGATGCCCACGCCTTCGACGACCTGCTCGCTGAGTACGACCCCGGCATCGACGTCTACGACGCGACCTCCGAGACGCCCACGGCGATCATGTACACCAGCGGCTCCACGGGGCCGCCGAAGGGCGTCCGCCACTCTCACGCGCTGTGGCTCGGCCGGGCCGCGGCGGCGTACAACTACTTCGACCAGGGGCTCGAGCCGGGCGAAACGACGCTGTGGACGCCCGCGGACTGGGCCTGGGGTGCCGCCCTCGGCGGGACCCTCTTCGCGGCGTGGCACCACGGCTGTACGATCGTCGGCTGGCCCCGCGACGGGTTCGACCCCGAGGAGGCGTACGACCTGATGGAGCGCCACGGCGTAACGAAGGCGTTCATGCCGCCGACGGCACTCCGGATGCTGATGTCGGTCGACGACCCCGAGGAGCGATTCGATCTCGACCTCGAGACGTTCGCCTCCGCGGGCGAACCCCTCACCTCGGAAGTCGTCGACTGGGTCGACGAAACGTTCGCGGACATCGCGATCAACGAGTTCTACGGCCAGACCGAACTCAACCTCGTCGTCGGCAACTCGTCGTCGTGGTTCGACACCCGTCCGGGGAGCATGGGTAAGCCGTTCCCCGGCTACGAGGTGACTGTACTCGACCCCGAGACGCGTGAGGAACTCGAGGCGGGCGAGGTGGGCGAACTCGCCGTCAAGCCCGACGACCGACGCGTCTTCTTCGACGAGTACTGGAAGCTCCCGGAGAAGACCGAAAACAAGCGGACGGAGGACGGATGGTTCCTCACGGGCGACCTCGTGGAGCGCGACGACGACGGCTACTGCTGGTTCGTTTCCCGGACCGACGACGTGATCCTCACCAGCGGCTACCGCGTCGGGCCGATGGAGGTCGAGGAGGCGATTTTGCACCATCCGCAGACCGAACAGGCGGGCGTCGTCGGCGTCCCCGACGAGACCCGCGGCGAGGCGATCAAGGCCTACGTCCAGCCGGCGACCGACGACTACGACCCCGACGCGCTCCGCGAGGAGATCCGCGACCTGGTCCGGGAGCGCCTCGCGGAGTACGAGTACCCCAAACACGTCGCGTTCGTCGACGAACTGCCGACGACGACCACCGGCAAGATCCAGCGGCGCTCGCTGCGCGACGGCGAGTAG
- a CDS encoding ArsA family ATPase codes for MTRFTFFGGKGGVGKTTVSSAYALECANAGLETLVVSTDPAHSTADVFDQEFGDDPRPVEGYDGLSAMEIDPEQEVQDHLMELRQQLNAQLSATMVNEVELQLEMAHQTPGAYEAALFDRFVEVMRTADDYDRVVFDTSPTGSTLRLLALPELLERWIDRLIDKRERSIDLYEKAAIGNQEPRRVMEGDPILARLQGRKERFEFAGEVLREDASFYLVLNPDELSIRETARSLETLAEADLPVRGLVVNRLTPEPEAHEEGRGATYLRDRVATERERLERIEREFEPPVVATIETRVEEVRGSLLEDVANDLEIGVADDRPQTE; via the coding sequence ATGACACGGTTCACCTTCTTCGGCGGCAAAGGCGGCGTGGGGAAGACGACCGTCTCGAGCGCCTACGCGCTCGAGTGTGCTAACGCAGGGCTGGAAACGCTCGTGGTCTCGACGGACCCGGCCCACAGCACGGCCGACGTCTTCGACCAGGAGTTCGGCGACGACCCGCGGCCCGTCGAGGGGTACGACGGGCTCTCGGCGATGGAGATCGATCCCGAGCAGGAAGTGCAGGACCACCTGATGGAGCTGCGCCAGCAGCTGAACGCGCAGCTCTCGGCGACGATGGTCAACGAGGTCGAACTGCAACTCGAGATGGCCCACCAGACGCCCGGCGCCTACGAGGCCGCGCTGTTCGACCGGTTCGTCGAGGTGATGCGCACCGCCGACGACTACGACCGCGTCGTCTTCGACACCTCGCCGACCGGCTCGACGCTGCGGCTGCTCGCCCTCCCCGAGCTGCTCGAGCGCTGGATCGACCGGCTGATTGACAAACGCGAGCGCAGCATCGACCTCTACGAGAAGGCCGCCATCGGAAATCAGGAACCCCGGCGCGTGATGGAGGGCGACCCGATCCTCGCTCGGCTCCAGGGACGCAAGGAGCGCTTCGAGTTCGCGGGCGAGGTGCTTCGCGAGGACGCGTCGTTCTACCTCGTGTTGAACCCCGACGAACTCTCGATCCGGGAGACGGCCCGATCGCTCGAGACGCTCGCCGAGGCCGACCTGCCCGTTCGCGGCCTGGTCGTCAACCGGCTGACGCCCGAACCGGAGGCCCACGAGGAGGGACGCGGCGCGACCTACCTCCGCGACCGCGTGGCGACCGAGCGCGAGCGCCTCGAGCGCATCGAGCGCGAGTTCGAACCGCCGGTCGTGGCGACCATCGAGACGCGCGTCGAGGAGGTCCGGGGGAGCCTGCTCGAGGACGTGGCGAACGACCTCGAGATCGGAGTCGCGGACGATCGGCCCCAGACGGAGTAA
- a CDS encoding spermidine synthase, translating to MTARSALSYRPTNPELAVFVSGITSMGIEILALRIVAPQFGNHIYTVGGIMTVCLAALSLGYWQGGKRAPDATNRQITWLLLATATYIGVVIFASDLLLLQTSSLPLSPRYAALPASIALFGPPTYLLGFISPYAAELSQKKSTGEASGHVYALGTIGSILGSAATTFVLIPALTVDTIGLVFGVALVGTALFLEAPALPRKPTLASVGVAVLLVAATGVGPVALDYRGDVVYQTQTAYQELEVVDNGDVRTLYLGGARHSAMDLEDPDRHVFEYTTYFHLPMLMADDVDDVGDVLFIGGGGYTGPKDFERSYDVDVDVVEIDPEVTDTAEAYFGLEHGENMTTHTTDGRQYLQNTGEEYDLIVLDAYKKDQVPFHLTTVEFMELVSDRLADDGRFHANVIAAPTGSAGEFYRAQRKTMDEAFGETYAFRTSDANAIQNIEIVATNEETDFTAAELDDRNAERDLPVDLAEQIDNRLGALEATDAPVLRDDRGEVDSLLDPMLGQRYVIEESDGDTASGDGETPSIAAGTVPLAVAGRIGRREPAES from the coding sequence ATGACCGCGCGGAGCGCGCTTTCCTATCGGCCCACGAACCCCGAACTCGCCGTCTTCGTCTCGGGGATCACCAGCATGGGTATCGAGATTCTCGCCCTCCGGATCGTCGCGCCGCAGTTCGGGAACCACATCTACACCGTCGGGGGCATCATGACGGTCTGTCTCGCGGCGTTGAGCCTGGGCTACTGGCAGGGCGGTAAGCGGGCACCGGACGCGACGAATCGGCAGATAACGTGGCTGTTACTCGCCACGGCGACCTACATCGGCGTCGTGATCTTCGCCAGCGACCTGCTGTTGCTCCAGACGTCGTCGCTGCCGCTGTCGCCGCGGTACGCCGCCCTCCCGGCGTCGATCGCCCTGTTCGGACCGCCGACGTACCTGCTCGGGTTCATCAGCCCCTACGCCGCCGAACTCTCCCAGAAGAAGAGCACCGGCGAGGCGTCTGGCCACGTTTACGCGCTGGGGACGATCGGCAGCATCCTCGGGTCGGCCGCGACCACGTTCGTCCTCATCCCCGCGCTGACCGTCGACACGATCGGGCTGGTCTTCGGCGTCGCCCTCGTCGGAACCGCGCTCTTCCTCGAAGCGCCCGCGCTGCCCCGGAAACCGACGCTCGCGAGCGTCGGCGTCGCGGTCCTGCTCGTCGCCGCGACCGGCGTCGGCCCGGTCGCGCTCGACTACCGCGGCGACGTCGTCTACCAGACCCAGACCGCCTACCAGGAACTCGAGGTCGTCGACAACGGCGACGTCCGCACGCTATACCTGGGCGGCGCCCGGCACAGCGCGATGGACCTCGAGGATCCCGACCGCCACGTCTTCGAGTACACGACGTACTTCCACCTGCCGATGCTCATGGCCGACGACGTCGACGACGTCGGCGACGTGCTGTTCATCGGGGGCGGCGGCTACACAGGGCCGAAGGACTTCGAACGCAGCTACGACGTCGACGTCGACGTCGTCGAGATCGATCCCGAGGTGACCGACACCGCCGAGGCGTACTTCGGCCTCGAGCACGGCGAGAACATGACCACGCACACGACCGACGGCCGGCAGTACCTCCAGAACACGGGCGAGGAGTACGACCTGATCGTCCTCGACGCATACAAGAAGGATCAGGTTCCCTTCCACCTGACCACCGTCGAGTTCATGGAACTGGTCTCCGATCGCCTGGCCGACGACGGGCGCTTCCACGCCAACGTCATCGCCGCGCCGACGGGATCGGCCGGCGAGTTCTACCGCGCCCAGCGGAAGACGATGGACGAGGCCTTCGGCGAGACGTACGCCTTCCGCACCTCGGACGCCAACGCCATCCAGAACATCGAGATCGTGGCCACGAACGAGGAGACCGACTTCACTGCGGCCGAACTCGACGACAGAAACGCCGAGCGCGACCTCCCCGTCGACCTCGCGGAGCAAATCGACAACCGCCTGGGCGCCCTCGAGGCCACCGACGCGCCCGTCCTCCGGGACGACCGCGGCGAGGTCGACAGCCTACTCGATCCGATGCTGGGCCAGCGCTACGTCATCGAGGAGAGCGACGGCGACACGGCCAGCGGCGACGGCGAAACCCCCTCGATCGCCGCCGGAACGGTGCCGCTCGCGGTCGCCGGCCGGATCGGAAGGCGGGAGCCGGCGGAATCGTAG
- a CDS encoding CobW family GTP-binding protein: MNAESDAIPVTVLSGALGAGKTTLVNHLLRNAGDRDLAVLVNDMGAVNVDAELVAEGSDLEVEGGVAELSNGCICCELQDDLETAVVRLARERDFDHLLVECSGISEPEPVARLFTTTSRVAASYRIDALVTVLDTRLFLDYFAGEGVPERRGERTAEAGASGESPDGTGTDGDDADGTESGGDADETRPLSDLLLEQLEVADLVLLNKCDRCDPAELEEAEALVRALRPSAETIRTEFSAVDPDRVLGVDLFDPGRTGEAAGWQRALADDGEGQNAHDNGHDHRHPDEVYGVDSFVFRERRPFHPERFAAFLRGLPDGVVRSKGVAWVAGRDVKIDVAQAGPSVRASVRGPWIAALPEVRRDLYRSNRPDLEWHDDHGDRRSELVFIGTDTEEERLRSELEDCLVTDEEWDRADALENPFPDEGDDAVVIRES, encoded by the coding sequence ATGAACGCCGAATCGGACGCCATCCCGGTCACCGTGCTCTCGGGGGCCCTCGGAGCGGGGAAGACGACGTTGGTCAACCACCTCCTGCGGAACGCCGGCGACCGCGACCTCGCCGTCCTGGTCAACGACATGGGTGCAGTGAACGTCGACGCCGAACTCGTCGCCGAGGGGTCGGACCTCGAGGTCGAGGGCGGCGTCGCGGAACTCTCGAACGGCTGTATCTGCTGTGAACTGCAGGACGACCTCGAGACGGCGGTCGTCCGACTGGCCCGCGAGCGCGACTTCGACCACCTGCTCGTCGAGTGTTCGGGAATCTCCGAGCCCGAACCGGTCGCGCGCCTGTTCACGACCACCTCGCGAGTCGCCGCGAGCTATCGGATCGACGCGCTCGTCACGGTGCTCGACACCCGGCTCTTCCTCGATTATTTCGCGGGCGAGGGCGTTCCCGAACGCCGCGGTGAGAGAACGGCCGAAGCGGGCGCGAGCGGCGAGTCCCCCGACGGGACGGGCACGGACGGCGACGATGCCGACGGGACGGAATCGGGAGGCGACGCCGACGAGACCCGGCCGCTCTCGGACCTGCTGCTCGAGCAACTCGAGGTCGCCGACCTCGTCCTGCTCAACAAGTGTGACCGCTGTGATCCGGCGGAACTCGAGGAGGCCGAAGCGCTCGTCCGCGCGCTCCGACCCTCAGCGGAGACGATCCGCACGGAGTTCAGCGCGGTCGACCCCGACCGCGTGCTCGGTGTCGACCTGTTCGATCCCGGCCGGACGGGCGAGGCCGCCGGCTGGCAGCGCGCGCTGGCCGACGATGGCGAGGGCCAGAACGCCCACGATAACGGCCACGACCACCGCCACCCGGACGAGGTGTACGGCGTCGATTCGTTCGTCTTCCGCGAGCGACGGCCGTTCCACCCCGAGCGGTTCGCCGCCTTCCTGCGGGGGCTTCCGGACGGCGTCGTGCGCTCGAAGGGCGTCGCGTGGGTCGCCGGTCGGGACGTGAAAATCGACGTCGCGCAGGCCGGCCCCTCGGTTCGCGCGAGCGTCCGCGGCCCGTGGATCGCCGCCCTCCCCGAGGTGCGACGGGATCTCTACCGGTCGAATCGACCCGACCTCGAGTGGCACGACGACCACGGCGACCGCCGGTCGGAACTGGTCTTCATCGGCACCGACACCGAGGAGGAACGGCTCCGCTCGGAACTCGAGGACTGTCTGGTCACGGACGAGGAGTGGGATCGCGCGGACGCCCTCGAGAACCCGTTTCCGGACGAAGGCGACGATGCCGTCGTGATACGCGAGTCCTGA
- a CDS encoding SRPBCC family protein has product MREVTASRVVDATPAELSEWLDPPTIVRAEGSFDVESVENRDDAVVVVASGPGMALPLRFEDRDGAIYYTQAGEQGPFSAMETWIELEDADADSGTRVTVRSSASLAAPLPFGDRIAAWKRGGEVTRLLEAVEDAFD; this is encoded by the coding sequence ATGCGCGAGGTGACGGCGTCTCGAGTCGTCGACGCGACGCCCGCGGAGCTCTCGGAGTGGCTGGATCCCCCGACGATCGTCCGCGCGGAGGGGAGTTTCGACGTCGAATCCGTCGAGAACCGCGACGACGCGGTGGTCGTCGTCGCCAGCGGGCCCGGCATGGCGCTGCCGCTGCGATTCGAGGACCGCGACGGGGCGATCTACTACACGCAGGCGGGCGAGCAGGGACCGTTCTCGGCGATGGAGACGTGGATCGAACTCGAGGACGCCGACGCTGACTCGGGCACTCGGGTCACGGTCCGGTCGTCGGCCTCGCTGGCGGCGCCGCTGCCCTTCGGCGACCGGATCGCCGCCTGGAAGCGCGGCGGCGAGGTGACGCGGCTGCTCGAGGCCGTCGAAGACGCCTTCGACTGA
- a CDS encoding ribonucleoside-diphosphate reductase: MSTEYTPTEMMDRESRSNRYYRNAVERHWDPGEIDLERDVGNLLEYIEGADEYDQGYWYRTLNGIAKFGAGEDAVTEDLAPLGTVLDDIDDQLFLTTQLYEEAKHADFFDRYWREVVWTVEDELGWERSNPRHERWFNEPYIELFDRNRKAQFRLLEEDTPENRAKAYCHYHLTVEGILAQTGYYGMQTSYGGEFDELPHLPGLVEGFTKIRSDEGRHVGFGMNQLKKLIREEGVDPTLVEETVNELLPLVQGITEDDRFQSDTEEGERIGLQEGELAEYAVEKHTDRMHQITDAAADIPDVDELVRLEGDD; this comes from the coding sequence ATGTCAACGGAATACACTCCTACCGAGATGATGGATCGGGAGTCCCGATCGAACCGCTACTACCGGAACGCGGTCGAGCGCCACTGGGATCCCGGAGAGATCGACCTCGAGCGGGACGTCGGGAACTTGCTCGAGTACATCGAAGGAGCCGACGAGTACGATCAGGGGTACTGGTACCGGACGCTCAACGGGATCGCGAAGTTCGGCGCCGGCGAGGACGCGGTCACCGAGGACCTCGCGCCGCTCGGCACGGTCCTCGACGATATCGACGACCAGTTGTTCCTGACGACCCAACTGTACGAGGAGGCCAAACACGCGGACTTCTTCGATCGCTACTGGCGCGAGGTCGTCTGGACGGTCGAGGACGAGCTGGGCTGGGAGCGATCGAACCCGCGCCACGAGCGGTGGTTCAACGAGCCGTACATCGAGCTGTTCGACCGCAACCGAAAGGCGCAGTTCCGACTCCTCGAGGAAGACACCCCCGAGAATCGGGCGAAGGCGTACTGTCACTACCACCTCACCGTCGAGGGGATCCTCGCCCAGACGGGCTACTACGGGATGCAGACCTCCTACGGCGGCGAGTTCGACGAGTTGCCGCACCTGCCGGGGCTCGTCGAGGGCTTCACGAAGATCCGCAGCGACGAGGGTCGACACGTCGGCTTCGGGATGAACCAGCTCAAGAAGCTCATTCGGGAGGAGGGCGTCGATCCGACGCTCGTCGAGGAGACGGTCAACGAGCTTCTCCCGCTCGTGCAGGGCATCACGGAGGACGATCGGTTCCAGTCCGACACCGAGGAGGGAGAGCGCATCGGCCTGCAGGAAGGCGAGCTGGCCGAGTACGCGGTCGAAAAGCACACCGATCGGATGCACCAGATCACCGACGCCGCGGCCGACATCCCCGACGTCGACGAACTGGTGCGCCTCGAGGGCGACGACTGA
- a CDS encoding SDR family oxidoreductase, translated as MALENPDLSGKTAFITGTTRGIGKSIALALAEKGCNIVSTGKTSETDDDFEDNDLEGTIEQTAREAEERGVDALPVQLDVRDPAAVEAAAERAIDEFGTVEIVINNASAIQIATVEDLPPKRFDLLTDVNVRGTYLVARAFADHLRDVEDAWLLANAPPVTIDRAPGSAPYAWSKLGMSFVTLSMAEELAADDVGCNAFWPVTAIDTRATRYFGMGTEDDWRTPEIVSDAVLEILSRDPAEFTGNAVYDEELLREAGVEDFSRYNLTEGDPDPRSAQLFDPDYRRSE; from the coding sequence ATGGCACTCGAGAACCCGGACCTCTCCGGGAAGACGGCGTTCATCACGGGCACGACCCGCGGCATCGGGAAATCGATCGCGCTCGCACTGGCCGAGAAGGGCTGTAATATCGTCTCGACGGGCAAGACGAGCGAAACGGACGATGATTTCGAGGACAACGACCTCGAGGGGACGATCGAGCAAACGGCCCGCGAAGCCGAGGAGCGCGGCGTCGACGCGCTCCCCGTTCAGTTGGACGTCCGGGACCCGGCGGCCGTCGAGGCCGCGGCGGAGCGCGCCATCGACGAGTTCGGGACCGTCGAGATCGTGATCAACAACGCGAGCGCGATCCAGATCGCGACCGTCGAGGACCTCCCGCCGAAGCGCTTCGACCTCCTGACGGACGTCAACGTGCGCGGGACGTATCTGGTCGCGAGGGCCTTCGCCGACCACCTGCGGGATGTCGAGGACGCGTGGCTGCTCGCGAACGCGCCGCCGGTGACGATCGATCGCGCTCCGGGATCGGCACCCTACGCCTGGTCGAAACTCGGGATGTCCTTCGTCACGCTCTCGATGGCGGAGGAACTCGCGGCCGACGACGTGGGTTGCAACGCCTTCTGGCCCGTAACGGCCATCGACACCCGCGCGACGCGGTACTTCGGGATGGGGACCGAGGACGACTGGCGGACGCCCGAAATCGTGAGCGACGCGGTCCTCGAGATCCTCTCCCGGGACCCCGCCGAGTTCACCGGGAACGCCGTCTACGACGAGGAACTACTGCGCGAGGCGGGCGTCGAGGACTTCTCGCGGTACAACCTCACCGAAGGCGATCCGGATCCGCGGTCGGCGCAGTTGTTCGATCCCGACTATCGCCGGTCGGAGTGA